GAAAGAATTGGAGATTTTTGATATTCTAACAGCAAACGAAAAGCTGGCAATTCACGACCTGGCTAGAGGTAATTTGCTCAAAAAAGGTGAGTTTCTTTTTAATCAGGGTGATGAAGGTCATAAGGTTTTTTTAATTCAGACTGGCAAAATCATGTTGCAAAAATATACTGAAGAGGGGACAAAAATTGTCATCGACATATTAAAACCGGGGGATTTAATATGTGAAAATATCATTTTCGAAGAAATCAATTATCCCTTTAGCGGTGTTGCATTAGAAAACAGCTACATCTGCGCATGTTCAAAAAATGAAATGAATACGTTAATAAAGGATCCACTGATACTTGAAAAAATTTTCATGAGCATCAACAATAAAATGTTAGCTTATACCGAAAGAATGACTACCCATGCGATTAAAGATGTTCAGAGCAAAATCTATACGACACTTAAATTAATCGCTGACCGTCACGGGCGAAAAACCAAAGACGGTTTAGAAATCGATTGTTATTTAAGCCACGAAGATATTGGCTTTCTAGTAAACGCTTCAAGAGTAACTGTAACCCGTTCAATTAACGAATTGATTGAAATGGGAAAACTTGGTAAAAAAAACCGACATTACATTATTTCTCTATAAATTGTAGCCTGCTATACAGAAGTTATTCATCGGTCTCGATATAATCGGAATAGAATAATTTTCAGGAGGCAAAAATGGAAAAGATAGTATGTATCAGCGGTTCGCCTGTTAAAAACAGTAATACAGATAGAATGCTAAAAGGCATCGCAAATGAAACTGGTTTAGAATATGAATTCATCAAATTAAGCAGCTATACTGTTAAGCCATGCCTAGCCTGCAAGGCATGTGTAAGTACAAACAAATGTATTCAAGAAGACGATTTTCAGGAAATCAGCGAAATGATTGCAGCTGCAGATGCGGTAATCATCGGTTCATACACACCATATGGAATGATCGATGCTTTTTCAAAAGCGTTTTTTGAGCGGTTATGGTCAATGCGACACATGAACAGTTTAAACGCCGGTAAATATGCAATCACCGTTGTCACCTCATTAAATCGCGATGTTGCAGCACAAGTCAATCAGGAAATTGCCATGGAGATGGTAATGGAGGGCTTCATCTTACTCAACCAACTGGTGGTTAATGGTAGCGTTCCCTGCTTAAGCTGCGGTTATGGCGAAGACTGCAAAAATTCTTTCGCGCAAATGCAGGTCGGAGAAAACGGTGCTGTTTCCACCTCAAGCTGTTTTGATGTTGAAAATCAGAAAGTGTATGAAGAAGGCACAAAATTAGGCAAATTATTGGGGGCTTATCTGCGCGGTGAGCAAAAATTTGATCTTGCAAGTCATCAGAAAAACATTGCTGAAATGATGGACATGATGATGCCGGTAATGGATAAGGGCATTCGACAATGGCGCGAAGAGGTACTTACATCTGCTATAGAAAGTTAATACATAAAAAAATGATTCATTAAAAATTTTAAAAAAGTCTTACGAGATTAAAATTAAATTTATTCTGGTAAGACTTTTGTTACTCAAACCTCATTAAAATATCATGTTCCAGGTTTTTTTCCAGTTTTAATCTTTCATAATGAATCAACAACAGTTGAAATAAAATCCGTTCATTTCCGCTCCCATTAATTGTAAAACCAAGGCACTCTTCCATTTTCTTTTTTCTAAATATTACTGTATTACGATGAATAAAGAGTTCCATTGCCACTTTTTTATATTGGAAATCATAATCATAAAGCTTTTGCATCGTCATTATTGCATCTTCAGTTCCTTTGCCAAAATATGATTGGATTTTTTTTAAATATGGTTCTAAAACTCCCGTCCTGATTTCTCGGTCCAGCTGCCAGTAAAGTTTTAAATCATAATAATGATGGGCAAAATAGACAGATTGGGAAGCAGTCAGTGTCACACTTCTAAACATGTTATAAGCTTCTCGATAAGATTTCTGATATCCGCTAAGACCTGAATAAAAACCGCCAACATATGCAGTCCATTCATGTAAAGATTTCAAACCAACTGCACCGGCAAGATAATCATTAATAGATTTCTCTAACTCCCACGGTTCAGTTTTCTCTATTGTTTTAAAAATCACTAAATAATCTTCGGACAACAAGGCTGACATATCATTCTTTAAATGTCGGTCTGAGGTTTTTATCTGATTCAGCTCACTTTCCAGAACAGATTTTTTGGCCTCTAATTTTCCAGTATAATAAGTAAGCAGTAAA
This genomic interval from Eubacteriaceae bacterium ES3 contains the following:
- a CDS encoding Crp/Fnr family transcriptional regulator, whose product is MNINTKKYNCMKELEIFDILTANEKLAIHDLARGNLLKKGEFLFNQGDEGHKVFLIQTGKIMLQKYTEEGTKIVIDILKPGDLICENIIFEEINYPFSGVALENSYICACSKNEMNTLIKDPLILEKIFMSINNKMLAYTERMTTHAIKDVQSKIYTTLKLIADRHGRKTKDGLEIDCYLSHEDIGFLVNASRVTVTRSINELIEMGKLGKKNRHYIISL
- a CDS encoding flavodoxin family protein translates to MEKIVCISGSPVKNSNTDRMLKGIANETGLEYEFIKLSSYTVKPCLACKACVSTNKCIQEDDFQEISEMIAAADAVIIGSYTPYGMIDAFSKAFFERLWSMRHMNSLNAGKYAITVVTSLNRDVAAQVNQEIAMEMVMEGFILLNQLVVNGSVPCLSCGYGEDCKNSFAQMQVGENGAVSTSSCFDVENQKVYEEGTKLGKLLGAYLRGEQKFDLASHQKNIAEMMDMMMPVMDKGIRQWREEVLTSAIES
- a CDS encoding sugar diacid recognition domain-containing protein, with the translated sequence MLDKKIAQKIADEVMNNLGYNINVMNKEAFIIGSGSPERIGTFHETAMKAIRQAIICEVTESQAKNLMGVRPGINLPIVDKNNKVIGVVGITGDSNEVRNIGKLVKMTAELIIEQQESMIRFYSHRNDKSNFLNTLIYDPMSIGENELRDWGRRIGYQMDQPRVALLLTYYTGKLEAKKSVLESELNQIKTSDRHLKNDMSALLSEDYLVIFKTIEKTEPWELEKSINDYLAGAVGLKSLHEWTAYVGGFYSGLSGYQKSYREAYNMFRSVTLTASQSVYFAHHYYDLKLYWQLDREIRTGVLEPYLKKIQSYFGKGTEDAIMTMQKLYDYDFQYKKVAMELFIHRNTVIFRKKKMEECLGFTINGSGNERILFQLLLIHYERLKLEKNLEHDILMRFE